In Aphelocoma coerulescens isolate FSJ_1873_10779 chromosome 3, UR_Acoe_1.0, whole genome shotgun sequence, a single window of DNA contains:
- the BTBD3 gene encoding BTB/POZ domain-containing protein 3 isoform X1, translating to MVDEKGKNMKCLTFFLMLPETVKNRSKKSSKKGNSSGSSNSKLPPVCYEIITLKTKKKKKMAADIFPRKKPANTNTTAVQQYHQQNLNNNNTIPAPNWQGLYPTIRERNAVMFNNDLMADVHFVVGPPGGTQRLPGHKYVLAVGSSVFHAMFYGELAEDKDEIRIPDVEPAAFLAMLKYIYCDEIDLAADTVLATLYAAKKYIVPHLARACVNFLETSLSAKNACVLLSQSCLFEEPDLTQRCWEVIDAQAELALKSEGFCDIDFQTLESILRRETLNAKEIVVFEAALNWAEVECQRQELTATIENKRKVLGKALYLIRIPTMALDDFANGAAQSGILTLNETNDIFLWYTAAKKPELQFVSKPRKGLVPQRCHRFQSCAYRSNQWRYRGRCDSIQFAVDKRVFIAGFGLYGSSCGSAEYSAKIELKRQGVILGQNLSKYFSDGSSNTFPVWFEYPVQIEPDTFYTASVILDGNELSYFGQEGMTEVQCGKVTVQFQCSSDSTNGTGVQGGQIPELIFYA from the exons ATGGTAGATGAGAAAGGAAAGAACATGAAATGTCTCACCTTCTTCTTGATGCTTCCAGAGACGGTCAAGAACAGGTCTAAGAAGAGCTCTAAGAAAGGAAATAGCAGCGGCAGTAGCAACAGCAAATTGCCTCCAGTTTGCTATGAAATCATTACCTTGAAGaccaaaaagaagaagaagatggCTGCTGATATTTTTCCCCGAAAGAAACCAGCTAACACTAATACAACTGCTGTCCAGCAGTACCATCAGCAAAATCTCAATAACAACAACACTATTCCTGCACCTAATTGGCAAGGACTTTATCCAACCATCAGAGAGAG AAATGCAGTGATGTTCAACAATGACTTGATGGCAGATGTTCATTTTGTGGTCGGGCCACCAGGTGGGACCCAGCGGCTGCCGGGACACAAA TACGTCCTGGCTGTTGGGAGCTCTGTATTCCACGCGATGTTTTACGGAGAGCTTGCTGAGGACAAAGATGAAATCCGTATACCAGATGTTGAGcctgctgcttttcttgcaATGCTGAA GTACATCTATTGTGATGAGATCGATTTGGCTGCAGACACTGTCCTGGCCACTCTTTATGCTGCCAAGAAGTACATTGTTCCTCACCTGGCCCGCGCCTGCGTCAACTTCCTCGAGACGAGTCTGAGTGCAAAGAATGCCTGtgtgctgctctcccagagctgctTATTCGAGGAACCTGACCTGACCCAGCGCTGCTGGGAAGTGATTGATGCCCAAGCTGAGCTCGCTTTGAAGTCTGAGGGGTTCTGTGACATTGATTTTCAGACACTTGAAAGCATTCTCCGAAGAGAGACTCTGAATGCCAAAGAAATTGTTGTTTTCGAGGCAGCTctgaactgggctgaagtgGAGTGCCAGCGACAAGAGCTGACGGCCACCATAGAGAACAAGCGCAAGGTGCTGGGCAAGGCTCTCTACCTGATCCGCATCCCTACCATGGCCCTCGACGACTTCGCCAACGGTGCTGCTCAGTCCGGGATCCTGACTCTCAACGAAACCAATGACATCTTCCTCTGGTACACGGCCGCCAAAAAGCCGGAGCTGCAGTTTGTCAGCAAGCCCCGGAAAGGCCTTGTCCCTCAGCGCTGCCACCGCTTCCAGTCCTGCGCTTACCGCAGCAACCAGTGGCGCTACCGGGGCCGCTGTGATAGCATCCAGTTTGCTGTTGATAAGAGAGTGTTTATTGCTGGCTTTGGGCTCTATGGCTCCAGCTGCGGGTCAGCAGAGTACAGTGCCAAGATTGAACTGAAGCGACAAGGGGTTATCCTGGGCCAGAACTTGAGTAAATACTTCTCGGATGGTTCTAGTAACACTTTTCCCGTGTGGTTTGAATATCCAGTGCAGATTGAGCCTGACACCTTTTACACAGCAAGCGTGATTCTGGATGGTAACGAACTCAGCTATTTTGGACAAGAAGGAATGACAGAAGTTCAGTGTGGGAAGGTGACTGTTCAGTTTCAATGTTCCTCGGACAGTACAAATGGCACGGGGGTACAGGGAGGGCAAATTCCCGAACTCATATTTTATGCTTGA
- the BTBD3 gene encoding BTB/POZ domain-containing protein 3 isoform X2: MAADIFPRKKPANTNTTAVQQYHQQNLNNNNTIPAPNWQGLYPTIRERNAVMFNNDLMADVHFVVGPPGGTQRLPGHKYVLAVGSSVFHAMFYGELAEDKDEIRIPDVEPAAFLAMLKYIYCDEIDLAADTVLATLYAAKKYIVPHLARACVNFLETSLSAKNACVLLSQSCLFEEPDLTQRCWEVIDAQAELALKSEGFCDIDFQTLESILRRETLNAKEIVVFEAALNWAEVECQRQELTATIENKRKVLGKALYLIRIPTMALDDFANGAAQSGILTLNETNDIFLWYTAAKKPELQFVSKPRKGLVPQRCHRFQSCAYRSNQWRYRGRCDSIQFAVDKRVFIAGFGLYGSSCGSAEYSAKIELKRQGVILGQNLSKYFSDGSSNTFPVWFEYPVQIEPDTFYTASVILDGNELSYFGQEGMTEVQCGKVTVQFQCSSDSTNGTGVQGGQIPELIFYA, encoded by the exons atggCTGCTGATATTTTTCCCCGAAAGAAACCAGCTAACACTAATACAACTGCTGTCCAGCAGTACCATCAGCAAAATCTCAATAACAACAACACTATTCCTGCACCTAATTGGCAAGGACTTTATCCAACCATCAGAGAGAG AAATGCAGTGATGTTCAACAATGACTTGATGGCAGATGTTCATTTTGTGGTCGGGCCACCAGGTGGGACCCAGCGGCTGCCGGGACACAAA TACGTCCTGGCTGTTGGGAGCTCTGTATTCCACGCGATGTTTTACGGAGAGCTTGCTGAGGACAAAGATGAAATCCGTATACCAGATGTTGAGcctgctgcttttcttgcaATGCTGAA GTACATCTATTGTGATGAGATCGATTTGGCTGCAGACACTGTCCTGGCCACTCTTTATGCTGCCAAGAAGTACATTGTTCCTCACCTGGCCCGCGCCTGCGTCAACTTCCTCGAGACGAGTCTGAGTGCAAAGAATGCCTGtgtgctgctctcccagagctgctTATTCGAGGAACCTGACCTGACCCAGCGCTGCTGGGAAGTGATTGATGCCCAAGCTGAGCTCGCTTTGAAGTCTGAGGGGTTCTGTGACATTGATTTTCAGACACTTGAAAGCATTCTCCGAAGAGAGACTCTGAATGCCAAAGAAATTGTTGTTTTCGAGGCAGCTctgaactgggctgaagtgGAGTGCCAGCGACAAGAGCTGACGGCCACCATAGAGAACAAGCGCAAGGTGCTGGGCAAGGCTCTCTACCTGATCCGCATCCCTACCATGGCCCTCGACGACTTCGCCAACGGTGCTGCTCAGTCCGGGATCCTGACTCTCAACGAAACCAATGACATCTTCCTCTGGTACACGGCCGCCAAAAAGCCGGAGCTGCAGTTTGTCAGCAAGCCCCGGAAAGGCCTTGTCCCTCAGCGCTGCCACCGCTTCCAGTCCTGCGCTTACCGCAGCAACCAGTGGCGCTACCGGGGCCGCTGTGATAGCATCCAGTTTGCTGTTGATAAGAGAGTGTTTATTGCTGGCTTTGGGCTCTATGGCTCCAGCTGCGGGTCAGCAGAGTACAGTGCCAAGATTGAACTGAAGCGACAAGGGGTTATCCTGGGCCAGAACTTGAGTAAATACTTCTCGGATGGTTCTAGTAACACTTTTCCCGTGTGGTTTGAATATCCAGTGCAGATTGAGCCTGACACCTTTTACACAGCAAGCGTGATTCTGGATGGTAACGAACTCAGCTATTTTGGACAAGAAGGAATGACAGAAGTTCAGTGTGGGAAGGTGACTGTTCAGTTTCAATGTTCCTCGGACAGTACAAATGGCACGGGGGTACAGGGAGGGCAAATTCCCGAACTCATATTTTATGCTTGA